The region GCGGTTCTGAGAGCAGCTCTGGTTCGGACAGCGAGAGCGAGAGCAGCTCTACAGACAGTGAGAACAACGAACCACCTCGTCCTGCGTCACCCGAGGTGAATCGCCTGCACAAACACAGCCTTCACTTGCACACATAGATCCACTCATCACGTGAAAGCTGATTTACTGCTGAGCAGGATTATGATAATGACACTatgtagggttgggtatcgGTTTTGCGATTTCAGTTCTAGTTCTTAACGATTCCCAGTTTTGATTCCgatatggttaaaaaaaaaaacatttagatatcaaacatatttattctgggtgtttttttgttgcagCTAAAtaccatgaacaaaaatcagcagcctacaaaataaaaaataaaaaaaaacagccaaaaataacttttgcttgtggttttaataaaagtaccacagcaaaaacaacTAGACTAACTAATATCgattttaaacattgttaaaGACAAGTAGACagtcattaataaaataagaaccgataaacaatttaataatagcACAAATAcagtacagaaattgaaatcaaatttaaaattacactgtgtaggttttgtttttatagatataatgtaaattaatccttattaaagttacaaaaaaaatgtattcaatcaaGATCAGTGAGTGATTCTTtcgttttgttctttgattaacgGTAATGACGCAGATTTGCAGCAGGTTgaggctgctgtcactttaagaccaaATGGACAGATCCAGTAACCTGATACACATGCATcttctttctcaactgtttacattcacttaagacaaaaccaattgttttttttacaagtaTAGTTtaactagggctgtcaaaattaacaatttaacacattaaatatttaacacaattaaTGCAGCACTAAGTTCTCTTTCACAGTCAAAAACACGTCAAAATGCCCATTTGCAATACAAATGGAAGTGACCTCATAAACCTCGTCTTGAATGAGTTAAAAAGtcctaaataaaaaaaggataAAGAGAGAAAGCCAGATatgtgtcagatccgcgtcatgtGCGTCAGGCTTTAAAGAGACAGCGCTGCTTTTAAAGAGAAACCTGCTGCAGTCTGTCATTGATggaaatcaaagaacaaaagagaaGAGAATCAGTCACTGCTCTGCTCgctgattaacttttgtagctcAAATAAAGAGTAATctatatacaatttatagtttatacataaaacaatcttcacataaaccatAAATTGTATAagttaactttaaaaataaatgttatatttttcaaagcctattagatgttaaaaataatgactttcaattatactgtaatgttgaatggctataattaatggATAAAATTGAAGGCAAAATGCATTTAAGAGAGACATCAGTAGCAGTATCGGTATCCGTGATACTGGCCTCcattaataataggctaattagtaaaaagatgccattaaacacatatttaaaatatatcatctTTATGTTCTTTCTACACTAATTTGGAGATTCAATGTGAAATTGAGACAATATatattaatcgtgattaattacATGAAGATGTgcaattaataattgttttttttagtcgATTGACGGCACtaattttaacaattttgtGTAGAATTGTCAGTTCAAGCACAAGACCCGAAAGAGAGCTCAATTTGGTATTCGCACATTATATGAGTGCAGTTTGGATGTTTGTGCAGCAAAGTGCTGAATTGAGTTCTCTTTTGCGTGTTCTTGTGCTTGAATGTTCACATTAAAATGCGCGCACAGGAATTAATAAGCAGAATTGAAATGCGCGTCTTATCGAATCAACGGTTCTTCGGTTCTCGATCCCAACCCTAGCAAAatgatgtgtgtatatatatatttccctcAACATTGTTAGGCCATGCCGATATATCAGTTGACCAGATTAGGTTTTATGCTAAACTGAGTTTGATGTCACACTCAATGCATGTTTCCCCGTTTGACATCACAGCCGGAACAGCCCACGGCTAACAAATGGCAGCTGGACAACTGGTTCAAGAAAGTCAACAAGTCGTCACCAGCTTCTCCGGTGGAGAACAACAGCACGACGCCAACAAAGTATAAGAAAGAGGGGCGAGGAGAGAACTCCAGCAGGATCTACAGTGGCTCAGGTTCAAAAGACGCGACGCCCTCTACCGGGCGAGACCTTCGGCCAAACCAGAAGGGGCAAGACAGGCGAAGTCAGAAGTCTCCCGCTCAGAGCGAGGCTGGAAGTCAGAAGGTGCGGCGACAGGAGGTGGGCAAGAAGCAGCCTAAAAAGCCAGACAAGCCGCCTGTGGTGGAGGAGCCAAAGGGTGGGCTCAAGGTGGAGACTGAACCCTCGCCCGAGATCCCGTCGAACAGAGTTCGCGCGGCCAACAAGGGCCCCCGCAAGCCCAACATCAAGAAGGAGCCCAAAACCTCCTCCCCTCGGCCGGCGCAAGACAAACGCAAGAAAACAGCCAGCAAGTCGCGCGAGTTCATAGAATCCGATTCGTCATCGTCGGACTCGGAGGGCAACGAAAGTGTCCCCTCTTCCTCGCAGACGCCGAGAGAGCAGTATGCCGAGAACCCATCTGTCCTGTTCTCGCCCATGCTTTCCCCGCTGAGTGACCAAGAAGGAAGGCTGCCGCCCAGACTGCTGGTGCAGATCGACCTCAGTCTGCTGTCCAGAGTGCCTGGTCGAGTCTACAAGGAAACCGAGGTGAAAGTGGAGAGGGGCTCCCCTGGTGATGGAAAAGACTTCCAGAAACAGCCGGGAGAAAAGGGAGCCAGCAAGGGGAAGAGAAAACACAAGGTTGGTGGCAGCTGTTTTGTGGGGATTTTACTTTTGGGGTTTGCttgaatatatgtgaccctggaccataaaaaccagtcataagggtcaattgttttgaaattgagatttacacatcatctgaaagctgaatgaataaacttgtaaattgtgaattaagctttccattgatgtatggtttgttaggatctgacaatatttagctgagatacaactatttgaaaatctggaatctgagggtgcaaaaaaatctaaatattgagaaaatcacctttaaagttgtccaaatgaagttcttagcaatgcatattactaatcaaaagttaagttttgatctatttacagtaataaatttacaaaaaatcttcatggaacatgatctttacttaatatcctaatgatttttggcataaaagaaaaatggattaTTTTgcctcatacaatgtattttggctattgctacaaatataccccagcgacttaagactgcttttgtgctccagggtcacatatttcagTGATTTATTTGTCTCGTACTATACACTACTGCATCATCACTTTTCACCCTCTGCCtgaaacactgttttatttcccGTCTCTTTAAAGCCTGCCTTCTGAACGCCCAATATGCTCTGAATGATTTTGGTTGTATCCTTGGTTTAATTGTAAACATACAGTTTGGGgtcattaacatttttttactttttttctttttatcttcttatgctcactaaggctacATTTGGCTTTTGTGAGCTTTTAATGCAATTAAAACCTgttttatatgtgaatatattgtaaaatgtaatttatttctatcaTCATTACtgctgtcttcagtgtcacatgatccttcagaaatcattctaatatgctgatttgctgctcaagaagcatttctgaatattattaatgttgaaaacagttgtgctgcttcatatagTTATGGAAAAAGTGATACATTTTTAGTAAAGAACCATTGATGAGAaaaaatacagcatttatttaaaatagaaatattctgTATTTGTATTATAATTGTCTTTATGTggccttgctgaataaatgtaccaaataaaaaatcttactgaccccaaacttttcaacaaTCGTGTacctttttaataactattgtgTTTCTTCCACAGAATGATGAGGATGGTCTCAAACCAGACAGTAAGAAGTCCAAACTGGATGAAAAGTCATCACACAAATCGAGCAGTAAAGAGTGAGTTCATTCTGCTTTAATCCCTCAAGTTTTAGAACTGAAAAGCAAATATTAATGTTGATGAATTttctgtaaatgcattgttttaattatttcaatgcattatttttttttattattttcatgtaCTTTTGAGTAAGCAACTGGAAGATCTTTACcttcaaaaatgttttagcaAATTAACgtcacattttaacaatatattcAGTATATTCCATATTAACGTCTCACATCAGCAAAGTTCAGAGTCTTCGGAGCAGTGTGAACAATTGTTTTTCATCCCACCAAGCTGTTCGTTAATCATGTTAAACCCCAAATGTTTTTTGTAGCTCGTCTAAGCGTGCTCAGGACAAAGAGAAGGAGTCTGCGCCCTCTCCTTCGATTACGCTGCAGCGGACGCCCAAATCCGAGCACCAGGGCCGTAAGCGGACGCTCAGCCAGTCCTCCGCCTCTGTACCCAGCAGCGCCAGCAGCAAAGACAGCAGCAAGAGCAGCTCCAACTCCAAACACCGCAAAGGCGACGACAAGCCCCTACGCAGGGATGCCAAGGTGTGTTTGCGCTTGTCGTCCACCCtttttacaaatatacacacacaaacactgccAACATGAGAAGACCTCAGGCTCTCTTGGATGCTGCCAGTGTGTACCGTCTTCAACTTTTACGTAACGCATCCTGTATTGTGCATATACAGTAATACATCTAGTTTCTGGAGATTCTATCAGCACTTTATGTAATATGCATATATCCCTCTTTAGATTCAGCGTCTGTGAAGCCTTAGTGTGCTACAACTTTTCTACCTGTTTTTCCAGATAGCCAGGTCTTATAAAGTCTTAATTCACCCGTCCACaatttaaggccttaaaaaAGTCGTCAATTCTTagtcatggcattaaatgttacatgcactgcaaaaaaaatagTTATCTTCCTcggtatttttacatttacatttagtcatatagcagacacttttatccaaagtgactcacaaatgaggacaatggaaggaatcaaaatcaacaaaagaacaatgatatgcaagtgctataacaagtctgtTAGCCTAATGCAgcacacgtagcaaggttttttttaaattattattatataataaaatatttacatatttttattttccaatacaaatatctaaacctCAAGATGCATTATCAAATCAAAATACATTAACTTGAGGTGCAAATGTAAACTCtttattaaaacaagaacaaacatCTGTCAGTGGGGGTTGAAaacttgttttccttttgaatTGAGTTGTTTTTGTTCGTTTTGAGTCCATTGGCAgacatttgttgttttaatcACAAACTCATCattcagtttctcagaaaacagGACTTCTTATgtcattataaatgtatcttgatttaagaatccTTTGGCATTTGTCTAgacactgttttatttattaatttttttgtattcccAGGAGAAAAGCTCTAAAGCAGAGAATCCCGTTGCAGTGCCGCCCCTCTCCGATGGCTCTAAATCTAGATCCAAACTCCTCTTTGAGGACAGGTATGGAGATTTTCATCTTttgtctgaatagttactttgATTATTCCTTAAGATCCTTTTAAACTGTGTGATTTGTGATTAAAGCGTCCATGTTAATCAGATTTAATGGTCTATTATTGTGAGAAgtgacaatattttttattattttcatcgttacactttttttcttttaaatattgcttaagaaatttcacaaataagtaacacattgaattaaacatttcaaatcaaagtcttttgttttatttacaactcaaaatcatttttacagtgtgtggtGAAATCTCATCGGTCTAAAATCTGGCTACACATAGTGGGACGTTTAAGCATCATGTATTGTTATTGGCTGGgattgttttatcattatttcGTTATGCATTCCTCTGTCTTAATTTTTGGACACGGTGTTGAAGTCTTTGGTGTCACACTCTTTTGTGAAGTAACAGCCAGTTCTTCCTTCATCTGAAATGCAGGGTTCATTCGGCTGATCATTACCTTCAAGAGGCGAAGAAACTGAAACACAACGCAGATGCTCTGGTGAGGGTTTGTTTACTGGCCTACGGTTCTCGACGTGCATGTCAGATAATCTGCATGATATTTCTGTGACCCCTGACCTTCTGTGTTGTTCCTCTATTGAGAGCGACACAACAGGTGCTCTCCTCACACCAGCTCATGAGTCACTTCTGTTTGTCTATAAAGGGGTTTTCAAGCATCAAAACACGTttcatgcaattttttttttttaattaaaatgtcccgtttaatttgatttcttttctgagaaaaaatagTTCCAAAAAACCTTGTCAGGCATATTTAAAACGAGTTATTAGATGACATTAAAAGACCCTTTTTAAGGATCACAGTGCAGCCCCTAAAATACGAattaactgtaatattaaatcTTTCCCAATATTCTCGTTTTACCCATTTATTAGCAAAAagtaatcatttaaaatataatggcattcttttacatgttaggtaacactttactgattcttactattaactagttgcttattagcatgcatattactagcatattagctgtttattagtacttataaagcaaatattaatgccttattctgcatgatcatattttagatcccttaatccaccccatacctaaatttaacaactaccgcactgactattaataagcagcaaattcggagtttgaggcaaaagttgtggTTAATAGTTTGTtattagtgagaattggtccccaattaaagtgtgaccatatattttaataagtacaggTCAGAATATGCATGtcgtttcatttttaaataaataaatctgttaagcttaatgacaacagaaaattatttcgtttttttttttcacaaaagttatttgaaacattaacCCAATTAATCCCaaatttttcccagacatgaaaatatccaaatgatgtttcattagtaaccctttgaaataatcaataattattttttggaaaagtatgtgaaaaattgtgttttatggtcGGTCACAATTGTGACCAGTGGGATAATGTGTGTACTgaattaacatatttctgcagtcataaaaatgattatatatcttagttcagctattttaaactgtttgatcacattctagtgttaatattatgcataaaaaaatcCCTTATACAACACTGATTGGAATACtgagataaaagacaaaaaaatacagcGTCAATgcttttcaaaattaattttttgtaaaGTATATCATCAGTATTACATCAATATTGTAgcttatttgtaacatttgaacttttaatttagtgcaacattttaatgtaattttcacTAACAACTGCAACTGGATTTATATGTAAACCTATATttatcccaccggtcactattgtgaccatcaaGATGTTTACTCATTCTGTGACTGCattcaacaaaactgaatatatgcaaattcatatattttatactaTACACCTTAAAGATAACATATACCAAAAATCTTTAACATACTTAActgcatcaaagctccaaaacaaGAGGCTAGTAATCATCAtctcaaggtgcaaacaggaattaaactgctctggtcatgtgacaatttgcactaaccatgtgacactgcacatatttaattgagccCCTTTATTTATTCCATATTCGCAGGAAGTGCACTAAAGCAtcagtcagtaaggtttttagagctttacaaattaaaacttttttttacggACACTATTGTTACTGGTAGGATTAAATGGGTTAAAGTAGATGCTttacttgcatttaatatgccTTCTATGTATACTatcactttttgtaaatttaaattgATGCAGACACCAAAATTGGACACCTGATCTTTGACCCATATGTCAAAAACGTGTCAAAAAATAATTGTCTGTTAGAGCGCATCTTTGCATTCTCACACATTTCATAACATAATGTGGAAATGTCTGTGTAGAGTTAGTTTTGTCTCTGACGTGCGTCGTTCTTTGCACAGATGGACAGGTTTGAGAAGGCCGTGTACTACCTGGACGCTGTGGTGTCTTTCATTGAGTGTGGAAACGCCCTGGAGAAAAGTGCCCAGGAGGCCAAATCGCCTTTCCCCATGTACGCAGAAACCGTGGAACTCATCAAGTAAGTTGCCAAAATATGTCCTCCAGCGTATCTCTTCATTGTGCTTTAAGAGTTTGCTGACAAACGTGTGTGTTGTGCAGGTACACTATGAAGCTGAAGAGTTACATGGCTCCGGATGCAACCTCTTCAGACAAAAGGCTAGCGGTGCTGTGGTACGTAGCAGAAGCGCATCAGTTGCTCTCTAAATGAACACAAGGAAGAATTTGAGAATATGAAGACTGAAAGGATAAGTTCGTTCCCAGAATAAAAGTTTcggataatttactcacccccacgTCATCCAAGATCTTGGATCGAAATAGAAATTacgttttttgaggaaaacattccatgatttttctccatatagtggacttcaatggtggcCAATGATTTGaaagtccaaaatgcagcttcAATGAGCTCTACatgatcccagccgaggaataagggtcttatcttgCTCAACGATTGGTcatttactgaaaaaatatatatattgatctACTTTTTAACTACAAATGCTGGGCTTGCACTAGCTCTGCGATGCGCGTCTTCACACATTACGTAATCTTGTTGGAAATATCACCTAATAAAGACGCGCATCGCAGAGCAAATGCCAGGGTTCCTACAGGGTTTGGAGAAGTATggaatttgatttaagtgtttTCCAGatctggaaaagtatggaaaaaaagaaagcacaGTATGGAAAAGTATTTGTGTTTCCAGACTTTTGcccatatttagttttttattatagaaaattaagactttattgaaaataaatgttttgtgcGAGAAGTCAAGGTCAAAATACGACTGAATGAAATCAAGGTGCACTTTCTCATTATGCAAAATTGCAGGTTATAAGCATTTTGGGTTTCTTCTCACAATATTCTTAGCACTGTATTACATAGCCTTAAGGacctttgcaaaaataaaaaaaaatatacagactTTTATGTGCGCATGAGAAACTTGGCATATAAGACGATGCACATTGAGCCATCAGCCCATTTCGTGGTGTGGTTTCTTGGCCTCCACAGAGTATGCATTAAATATGGCATACTGCCCTTACGAAAACcacattttaaacacttttttttttaaagtacctGTCTTTTTTTTATAGACCCTTGAACTTGGCAAATTTTATGCCATCAACCCATTTCGTGTCATGGTTTCTCCGCCGCTACAGAGGATGTGTGGACATTAGGCCTTGATATTAGAGGCACTACCATAAGGAAAGCTAAATTTTGAGCAAATAGATATGTTAATTCATGTGCATCCATGCTCTCGTTTTATTCATAGTAAGATGGCAGTGATGCACAAAGGAAGTACGTTATATAAAACTAGAAATTGTAATGCGTAAGCATGCTAAAATTCCCATACGCATGTGAATAGTTTCTCAAGGGCACAAAAAAGTTtcttgtgtatgttttttttggggCTCTGTATGTTGTCACTTCAAGAAaatcaatgaagaaaaaaaaattaaaatatttacagatgacTGTACTATATACCGAATGTAAAGCTGAAAATAATGCTTTATGAACcatttatgttaaatatggTCTGAAAATCTACTGAGAGGTTTGGAAATTTGagtctggaaaagtatggaattttgaaatgaaaaatgggTAGAAACCCTGTAATGCTAGCCATGCATTTGTAGTTAAAAGgtgtttaaatatctttttttaagaaaatgaccGATCATCTCACTAGATAAGACCGTTATTCATCAGCTGGGTTCATGTAgaagctgcattttggactttCAAATCATTGgccaccattgaagtccactatattgagaaaaaatcctggaatgttttcctcaaaaacggTAATTTCTTTGTGACGGACGAAAGAAAGatatgaacatcttggatgacatgggggtgagtaaattatcaggaaatctTTATTCTGGAAGTGGAATCGAGGTTTATCTGAGATGCTATTAATGACACAATGAGCAGCCCGGTCTTGGTATGCTTCTACAATCTTTAGTAAAGGTCATTTTCTACTTCCAACAGAATgatgttaaagggacagttcacccaaaaatgaaaatcctgtcattgtttactctcACTACACTTGTTTCGAACTTGTACGAGATCCTTTGTTCTGTTGAACACGAAAGATGgtgttttaaagaatgttggtaaccaaaccgTTTCTGGCACacattgacttccataatatagacaaaaatactatggaagtcaatgactACCGTCAACGATCTGGTTACCAACATGGAGaaggaaactcatacaggtttggaacaagtggaggggtgagtacatttatttttgatgaactGATCCTTTAAATATGTTAACAGTATTGAAGTAAATAGAGTTAAATCTGGATCCAGTGTTTGTTAAACCAGAGGCAGATCTAACCCATCTAatctgtctgtgtctctctGCAGCCTGAGGTGCCAAGCGCTCCTGTATTTGAGGCTTTTCAAGCTACGCAAAGAAAGTGCACTGAAATACTCTAAAACGCTCACTGAACACTTGAAGGTAACATGATTCTCTGTATTTTAAATTACGACTGTATGGAGtctgtactgttttttttatttttttatttttatgcttttgaaagaacCAAGGTagtggttttattttatattaaatattattatatcaattaaatattttcaaatagtattacaatttaaactaactgatttttatttgaatttaagtgttgtattttgaaatgtaatttattcctgtgatgcgcagctgtattttcagcatcattcctccagtcttcagtgtcacgtgatccttcagaaatcattataatatactgatttgctgctcaagaaacatttctattaCTTTACTGTCGTTTGATCAATCGAATGTGTCATTGCTAAAtataaaagtatcaatttctttaaaaaaaaatggaaaaaatcttttaaacggtagtgtaGGTCTGAAATATCCAGTATGACAAAATTCTGGAAAACATGAAAACCTTGTAGTTTTTGTCTGTCAAAAGGTTACTACGAtgtgaaatttaatttgttgttgttgttgttaatgtttCTTGAAATCATAACACACACAAGATGTATTAAGTaaggttttatttgtttatttcttccAGAATTCGTTGAGTAATAACCAAGCTCCATCTCCTGGAGTAGCAAAGTAAGTTACAttggtttatattattattgtagatGGTGTAAATATTATAGAAACGTGAACCGCATGTCAATGAGCGACAACACTCAGACCTCATTAGCAACCACATAAAAACATCCTGGCAACCACATgcggaaaacacacacacacacacacacacacggcaggACCTGCACTGGCTACGACTGGATGCCAAGCTCATACATCTCTATGCTTTTATATACCATTAAGCAATAACAAACAATGAATACCttgcaaatttacaaaattgaTATTACCtgtagtaatttttttttttttttacactcacCTTTTGTTctaaaaaagcattaaaacatgAGGTTGTGCCAATATtgcaaaatgcacatttaatggcatgcattgcaaaaaaaaaaaatatatatatatatatatatatatatatatatatctatctatcttcctTCCTCAGTATTTGTTTtccagtataaatatctaaacatcaagatgcattaaattattgaaaaatataacaaaattatgtgagtttatgcttaaaaaaacttcccaaattctgttttgttttgttttttctgagcCCATTGGCATATATTTGTTCTTGatttaatcataaactcacttcattttctcaaatcaaaacttcttatttcattttgtttcttgATTTAAATATCCTGAGACTTTTGcaatgaaaacaagacaaaatactgATGAAGACcatcaattttttttcagtgtgatgAGAAGATACAGTAAACTCCATATTCTAGTATTTGTGAGCAGTGCTCCTCAGttgatttttttacaatttacattttaaagtcttaaatttgcCTTTTATAAAACCTGCAGAACCCCTGTATGTAATCGTGGTAGTCAGTCTCTTGAACATGACACTTCCAGTGAGGACAGAAGGAATAGCTGTTCATAGGGGTCTCGGTCTTCTGTGTCCTGCAGTAAAACAGCGAGTATGCCGTCTCCGGTCTCTCCTAAACTTTCCCCGGGCAGTGCGGGCAGCTACTCCTCCAGCAGCTCCAGCCAGAGCACCAGCTCCTCCGTCACCATCCCGCAGCGCATCCACCAGATGGCAGCCAGCTACGTCCAGGTCACCTCCAACTTCCTCTACGCCATCGAGGTGTGGGACCAGGCCGAACAGCTCGCCAAAGAGCAGAGAGGTATTCTTCTTACTCTATTCTTTAAGTCTGTTTCCTTC is a window of Onychostoma macrolepis isolate SWU-2019 chromosome 21, ASM1243209v1, whole genome shotgun sequence DNA encoding:
- the aff4 gene encoding AF4/FMR2 family member 4 isoform X3, whose product is MASQSGNMNREDRNMLRMKERERRNQEIQQGGEAFPANSPLFPEPYKSCKEDKLSSRIQSMLGNYDEMKETIGEPPMSKLIPKASSSSSDDKSGQYADQRGGTQSQNSKWTPVGGISSAPSSSSSTSSSSQKRSSVQGSHGSSQRSGGQRHERDYSSSKKSSKHGSEHKSHSSPAKGSISTGGHSRVRTKSPRDRDANWDSPSRVHSFSSGQHPSQSFPPSLIKPSSMLQKPTAYVRPMDDRETAEPKTSSESYGGQSHGSAVGEMKPNAKASLTKLKIPTQPVDVSVGADASCVDEILKEMTQVWPPPLTAIHTPCKTEPSKFPFSTSKDAQHLSFGAQKKLSGKSTSKPSDNEQSNNNSNNSEAPEQVDSSSHSGSESSSGSDSESESSSTDSENNEPPRPASPEPEQPTANKWQLDNWFKKVNKSSPASPVENNSTTPTKYKKEGRGENSSRIYSGSGSKDATPSTGRDLRPNQKGQDRRSQKSPAQSEAGSQKVRRQEVGKKQPKKPDKPPVVEEPKGGLKVETEPSPEIPSNRVRAANKGPRKPNIKKEPKTSSPRPAQDKRKKTASKSREFIESDSSSSDSEGNESVPSSSQTPREQYAENPSVLFSPMLSPLSDQEGRLPPRLLVQIDLSLLSRVPGRVYKETEVKVERGSPGDGKDFQKQPGEKGASKGKRKHKNDEDGLKPDSKKSKLDEKSSHKSSSKDSSKRAQDKEKESAPSPSITLQRTPKSEHQGRKRTLSQSSASVPSSASSKDSSKSSSNSKHRKGDDKPLRRDAKEKSSKAENPVAVPPLSDGSKSRSKLLFEDRVHSADHYLQEAKKLKHNADALMDRFEKAVYYLDAVVSFIECGNALEKSAQEAKSPFPMYAETVELIKYTMKLKSYMAPDATSSDKRLAVLCLRCQALLYLRLFKLRKESALKYSKTLTEHLKNSLSNNQAPSPGVANKTASMPSPVSPKLSPGSAGSYSSSSSSQSTSSSVTIPQRIHQMAASYVQVTSNFLYAIEVWDQAEQLAKEQREFFVELDKAMSPLVFNTSSMTDLVRFTRQGLHWLRLDAKLIQ
- the aff4 gene encoding AF4/FMR2 family member 4 isoform X2 yields the protein MNREDRNMLRMKERERRNQEIQQGGEAFPANSPLFPEPYKSCKEDKLSSRIQSMLGNYDEMKETIGEPPMSKLIPKASSSSSDDKSGQYADQRGGTQSQNSKWTPVGGISSAPSSSSSTSSSSQKRSSVQGSHGSSQRSGGQRHERDYSSSKKSSKHGSEHKSHSSPAKGSISTGGHSRVRTKSPRDRDANWDSPSRVHSFSSGQHPSQSFPPSLIKPSSMLQKPTAYVRPMDDRETAEPKTSSESYGGQSHGSAVGEMKPNAKASLTKLKIPTQPVDVSVGADASCVDEILKEMTQVWPPPLTAIHTPCKTEPSKFPFSTSKDAQHLSFGAQKKLSGKSTSKPSDNEQSNTLHEDLQLSSSEDSDGEQDPAKNTSTSNNSNNSEAPEQVDSSSHSGSESSSGSDSESESSSTDSENNEPPRPASPEPEQPTANKWQLDNWFKKVNKSSPASPVENNSTTPTKYKKEGRGENSSRIYSGSGSKDATPSTGRDLRPNQKGQDRRSQKSPAQSEAGSQKVRRQEVGKKQPKKPDKPPVVEEPKGGLKVETEPSPEIPSNRVRAANKGPRKPNIKKEPKTSSPRPAQDKRKKTASKSREFIESDSSSSDSEGNESVPSSSQTPREQYAENPSVLFSPMLSPLSDQEGRLPPRLLVQIDLSLLSRVPGRVYKETEVKVERGSPGDGKDFQKQPGEKGASKGKRKHKNDEDGLKPDSKKSKLDEKSSHKSSSKDSSKRAQDKEKESAPSPSITLQRTPKSEHQGRKRTLSQSSASVPSSASSKDSSKSSSNSKHRKGDDKPLRRDAKEKSSKAENPVAVPPLSDGSKSRSKLLFEDRVHSADHYLQEAKKLKHNADALMDRFEKAVYYLDAVVSFIECGNALEKSAQEAKSPFPMYAETVELIKYTMKLKSYMAPDATSSDKRLAVLCLRCQALLYLRLFKLRKESALKYSKTLTEHLKNSLSNNQAPSPGVANKTASMPSPVSPKLSPGSAGSYSSSSSSQSTSSSVTIPQRIHQMAASYVQVTSNFLYAIEVWDQAEQLAKEQREFFVELDKAMSPLVFNTSSMTDLVRFTRQGLHWLRLDAKLIQ
- the aff4 gene encoding AF4/FMR2 family member 4 isoform X1; translated protein: MASQSGNMNREDRNMLRMKERERRNQEIQQGGEAFPANSPLFPEPYKSCKEDKLSSRIQSMLGNYDEMKETIGEPPMSKLIPKASSSSSDDKSGQYADQRGGTQSQNSKWTPVGGISSAPSSSSSTSSSSQKRSSVQGSHGSSQRSGGQRHERDYSSSKKSSKHGSEHKSHSSPAKGSISTGGHSRVRTKSPRDRDANWDSPSRVHSFSSGQHPSQSFPPSLIKPSSMLQKPTAYVRPMDDRETAEPKTSSESYGGQSHGSAVGEMKPNAKASLTKLKIPTQPVDVSVGADASCVDEILKEMTQVWPPPLTAIHTPCKTEPSKFPFSTSKDAQHLSFGAQKKLSGKSTSKPSDNEQSNTLHEDLQLSSSEDSDGEQDPAKNTSTSNNSNNSEAPEQVDSSSHSGSESSSGSDSESESSSTDSENNEPPRPASPEPEQPTANKWQLDNWFKKVNKSSPASPVENNSTTPTKYKKEGRGENSSRIYSGSGSKDATPSTGRDLRPNQKGQDRRSQKSPAQSEAGSQKVRRQEVGKKQPKKPDKPPVVEEPKGGLKVETEPSPEIPSNRVRAANKGPRKPNIKKEPKTSSPRPAQDKRKKTASKSREFIESDSSSSDSEGNESVPSSSQTPREQYAENPSVLFSPMLSPLSDQEGRLPPRLLVQIDLSLLSRVPGRVYKETEVKVERGSPGDGKDFQKQPGEKGASKGKRKHKNDEDGLKPDSKKSKLDEKSSHKSSSKDSSKRAQDKEKESAPSPSITLQRTPKSEHQGRKRTLSQSSASVPSSASSKDSSKSSSNSKHRKGDDKPLRRDAKEKSSKAENPVAVPPLSDGSKSRSKLLFEDRVHSADHYLQEAKKLKHNADALMDRFEKAVYYLDAVVSFIECGNALEKSAQEAKSPFPMYAETVELIKYTMKLKSYMAPDATSSDKRLAVLCLRCQALLYLRLFKLRKESALKYSKTLTEHLKNSLSNNQAPSPGVANKTASMPSPVSPKLSPGSAGSYSSSSSSQSTSSSVTIPQRIHQMAASYVQVTSNFLYAIEVWDQAEQLAKEQREFFVELDKAMSPLVFNTSSMTDLVRFTRQGLHWLRLDAKLIQ